In Chaetodon auriga isolate fChaAug3 chromosome 7, fChaAug3.hap1, whole genome shotgun sequence, a genomic segment contains:
- the LOC143322934 gene encoding putative G-protein coupled receptor 149 codes for MSTTHLSSPAPNQSYLSTATYEKTDPAGMERQIRLLIFGLCVTIAAATFVGGVYSLLSLLRMRRKTSLCLIVASMSVDDLLSVVPLSLFMLLQWETDGGGGSGSLCTLSGLLYVFQGVSSNMKACLIAAYTFYVTKRFGVLQSVRRPLRVMWAIAGVWAVSLAVSVLPLCGWGSFTPASLGCFPESDSFYILLLFSLYSLCFCGLLFFFVPLTYQLLCSREPQRTLLYPSYLEMARGLSGSAPLCDLQSFSRDSLNKSFGAYNELSPSSCGTELREKEDSCLSPVSVNGQRTAAVEDTPVVFAQKRFSMILAVVRIILWMPMMTLVLVRHALNARSSSLETLSFFLTLLAPAVTPLFVLSERWIHMPCGCFINCKRDPAQEPSVMKRRFEFNLSFQQGYGVYKLSHATMSHNSPPLEKPAYHSLFNCDFPNTRLDALESGGLSNLGPDFDFSTTCPVDSSSHADLLLEAVAGGGEALADCPSLPHENHGDDGDFRCVPSLPSHHREQDHNLTDTSSVFEGTERRLSHEECRKIELTDWEWCRSKSERTPRQRSSGGLSIPLCAFQGTVSLQAPTGKTLSLSTYEVSSDGLKISPNNAKKVEVYRSKSVGHEPSADDPASGGQAGDVNVSSVGMGMEIGMGMGIGASVGDTNVKIHLEVLEICDNEEAMDSVSIISNISQSSTHARSPSLRYSRRENRFVSCDLGETASYSLLIPSSGNPEAETINITIPDTVEAHRQNSRRQTQESSGYHEEIQLLNEAYRKQAGEREE; via the exons ATGTCCACGACGCACCTCAGCTCCCCGGCGCCCAACCAGAGCTACCTTTCCACGGCCACCTACGAGAAGACAGACCCCGCGGGGATGGAGAGGCAAATTCGCCTGCTGATTTTCGGCTTGTGCGTAACCATCGCCGCTGCTACCTTTGTCGGAGGTGTATAttcgctcctctctctcctccggatgaggagaaaaacctctctgtgtctcatcgTGGCTTCCATGTCGGTGGACGACCTGCTCAGTGTGGTCCCTCTCTCCTTGTTCATGCTCCTACAGtgggagacagatggaggtggagggtcAGGCAGCCTGTGCACTTTATCTGGACTTCTGTACGTGTTCCAGGGCGTTTCTAGCAATATGAAGGCTTGCCTTATAGCAGCCTACACTTTTTATGTCACCAAGAGATTTGGAGTGCTTCAGTCTGTCCGTCGGCCCCTAAGAGTGATGTGGGCCATCGCCGGTGTGTGGGCGGTGAGCCTGGCCGTCAGTGTGTTACCTTTGTGCGGATGGGGCAGCTTTACGCCGGCGTCTCTCGGGTGTTTTCCGGAGAGCGACAGTTTTTAcatcctgctgcttttctctttatattccctgtgtttctgtggcttgTTGTTCTTCTTTGTCCCCCTCACCTACCAGCTGCTGTGCTCCAGAGAGCCCCAGAGGACTTTACTGTACCCCAGCTACTTGGAGATGGCGAGGGGGCTGAGCGGCTCCGCTCCCCTCTGCGACCTCCAGTCTTTTTCCCGGGACAGCCTGAACAAAAGTTTCGGTGCTTACAACGAGCTGAGCCCAAGTTCATGCGGCACAGAGCTCAGGGAGAAAGAGGACAGCTGTCTGTCCCCAGTGTCTGTCAACGGGCAGAGgacagctgctgtggaggacaCGCCAGTGGTGTTTGCACAAAAGCGCTTCTCCATGATCCTGGCGGTTGTCCGAATTATTTTATGGATGCCCATGATG ACTTTGGTGCTGGTGCGCCACGCACTGAATGCACGCAGCTCGTCCCTGGAGACTCTGAGCTTCTTTCTCACTCTGCTTGCCCCTGCGGTCACTCCGTTATTCGTGCTGTCTGAGCGCTGGATCCACATGCCGTGTGGCTGCTTCATTAACTGCAAACGGGATCCAGCACAGGAACCGTCAG tgatgaaaagaaGATTTGAGTTCAACCTTTCCTTTCAACAAGGCTATGGAGTGTACAAGTTGTCACATGCCACCATGTCCCATAACAGTCCACCGCTTGAGAAGCCGGCCTATCACAGCCTCTTTAACTGTGACTTCCCTAACACCCGCCTCGATGCACTAGAAAGTGGAGGGCTCTCCAACCTGGGGCCTGATTTTGATTTCAGCACCACCTGCCCTGTGGACAGCTCCTCTCATGCAGACCTCCTGTTGGAAGCTGtagctggtggaggagaggcgCTGGCTGACTGCCCTTCACTCCCTCATGAGAACCACGGAGATGATGGCGACTTCCGCTGTGTCCCTTCACTGCCTTCTCATCACCGGGAGCAGGATCATAATCTCACTGACACGTCGTCTGTGTTCGAGGGAACGGAGAGGAGGCTGTCGCACGAGGAGTGTCGGAAAATCGAGCTGACAGACTGGGAGTGGTGCAGGAGTAAATCAGAGAGAACACCCAGACAG CGTTCATCAGGTGGGCTGTCGATCCCCCTGTGCGCCTTTCAGGGCACAGTATCTCTGCAAGCACCCACAGGGAagaccctctctctctccacctatGAAGTCAGCAGTGATGGACTCAAAATCTCTCCCAACAATGCGAAGAAG GTGGAAGTGTATCGCTCCAAATCAGTTGGCCACGAGCCCAGTGCAGACGACCCAGCATCAGGAGGCCAGGCTGGAGACGTGAACGTCAGCAGCGTGGGGATGGGCATGGAGATCGGAATGGGGATGGGCATAGGAGCCAGCGTGGGGGACACCAACGTCAAGATCCACCTTGAGGTTCTGGAGATCTGTGACAACGAGGAGGCCATGGACAGCGTCTCCATCATCTCCAACATCAGCCAGTCCTCCACCCACGCACGCTCGCCATCGCTGCGTTACTCGCGAAGGGAGAACCGCTTCGTCTCCTGCGACCTGGGCGAGACAGCCTCCTACTCTCTGCTCATCCCCAGCAGCGGCAACCCAGAGGCAGAGACCATCAATATCACTATACCTGACACTGTGGAGGCTCACCGGCAGAACAGCCGACGGCAGACGCAGGAGAGCTCGGGGTATCATGAGGAGATACAGCTGCTCAATGAGGCCTACAGAAAGCAAGCTGGGGAGAGGGAAGAGTGA